The genomic stretch gttagcaagattttgtaaaataaattgtaaacttgtcgaaagcagaaaattgggcctgatttgTTCtccgagaatttgttttccaggccttatactactacatcagaaatttctgcaatttgactggcttagagcagtggtatttcagcttaatttgaaatacctacatgtgaaaattacaaaccttttgtgggtagtagtataagcaaataatagcatattttgtacgtgatatttggtataaataccactcgagatatttcaaaattgtctcaaatttcactcgcctaagggctcgtgaaattacatataacagttttgaaatatcactcgtggtatttatgccaaatatcactacaaatcatactattacttatactaatctactgtgatcaagagacatttttatggctcttgaatgtgatcaaagatgattgctattttttgggtgtacatataaggctatcaattcgatgtaacattaagttcactcttagcttggactgtttgcaaattatttttctctaaaatcacttagctttccctcaaaagttacatgaatgtgctctaaagttaactgatttgtaaaatacaattgcaagtttattgtttaattcgagttaataggagcttcgcttttagccctggctaaatctatatattattcttACCAAAATTTACAACTTTCCCGTCGATAGCCAAGTAGCTTAAACAGCCAATAAATCCTGACTTGAATCCCGCCAAAGAGCTTATTGATAAGAAGTCAAAGACTCCTCCCACGTGCAAATCCTGATTCAAATTCAGACCTGTACTACTCCCCTTAGAAATTCCTGTTACAGGTGGCTCCCCATCTACGGTGAGATTTCCTTCCTTCCTGTTACGTGATAAGACGACTCTGTGCCACTCATACAGGCTCAATGGTTGCCGGCTTcgaatgattgcaggctcaaagCCAAGGTTGAATCTAAATACGGATTATTTAGTTTGTTTCAGACTCTTTTCTTACGTTACCATAccccccaaaaagaaaaaatatatcaaccaaggataaaactggaTTATAACATGTGCATCACAGTTAGATTAAGATCAAGACGACATGCACAGCCACTACAACGTGGATATAGcccattttgaaaaaaaaaacatcgtaAGATACTCTCTAATGTGCCGGCTCAGCTTCACCAGGGAGGAGATATTCAAGTATACTTTGTTAGACTGGGAGAACGGAGCCCAGAGTATATGTGAGAAGCTTGCGCTGAAGCGGAGTCCTTTTTCTTCAATCTGTACCCACGGAAAATGGCTACACGTTTAtattacacttgtaaaaattGACCATAGGATTATAAGTCCAACTAACACACAATCTACAAGTAAACTACCCCATCTTATAATGGTGTGCTCGTGCTAAGTATGTTGATACATATGACATGGTGCAGTTCTTGGAATAAGTCACTGGAACAGTCAGAGTGTATGATGCACCCCCCAACGAGAACTTAAAGTGTTGTATTAAATGGAAGCTCCGTTTTAAGGCTTGGCTAAATGTATGCAATACGACTGCAGCCAAGGTGGAATATGATAGACTTGGTTAGTAAAACGATAGTTTGGTTACCTTGCTGTTTCAGGGTTTTACAGAAACAAAATAAGTTCGGATCCTTTTTTTGCATTAGTTTTCAAACGACCTCGAAAAAAAGATTTGTGTGTAACCAAAGGCTTTATGGAAAAAATAGCTTGCGAGGGCAGACTCCTGCTATAGCTAAGCCTCACAGGACTACGGGCGGGGATCAAGAAGGATGCTCTTCGTCCCTGTTTGTGAATACAACCCCATTACCTAAATTCAGCAAATCTGTCTGACATTCCAAATGAAATGAAGTCTCCAACAGAGCCATTTGTTAGCTGATCGTTGTACAGAATCAGCCCATCCGCCATCTCCGGTATGAACACAGTTTCAACCGTGAAATTAAGTGGCTCGTCTGTTAATGTCTGTACACTGAGGTAGGACAGAGGTTCCTGTGTAAATCGTGGAACGGTCACTAAGAAGAGATATAGAAAAGGTAGTGATACAAATGGTTGGTGACCATTACGTTATGGTTAGAGTAAATATCATAACAGAGGTGTCTTCTTGTCATTGACGCGAAGTGTACTTAGCAGAAACTCCCCAAACTAACCCTCATCATGACCGCAAGAACATTCGTAGCTTTTCGCTTTGGAATTGCATCAGGTAAAATGTATAGGAGGAAAGGCACTGGAAAAGTTTTGCACCAAAACTCGTCAAAATCAAGACATGAAACAAGGAGAGAGGTTAAAGTAAAATTACTTCCAAAGAGCCTACCCTTCAATACCTTACCTTTAATTTCTAAAATTCCACTTCTATTAGCCGATCCTTCAACATTTTTGGCTTCACAATTGTAACTCCCAGCATCCTTTTGAGTCACATTAGCAATCTTTAGAACTCCTCTTTGCACTGTACTGCTGACTGGAAGCGATCCGTTAACTTTCCGCCATGTTAGGTCTGGGGACGGGGAGCCGCTAGTGATGCAAGTGAATTGCACGGTCTCACCAGTTTTCACACGTGACTTCTGTGGAGTAACCATAACCTTGGGGGCCTCTAAGGGTCAATAGAGTACAGTCTTGCCATTCGAGTTAATAACAAAATGTTTAATAGTAACATCGTCAATAAAACTGCATGATCTTTGCAGATGGATATTAGTTGTAACCGTAGGGTTGGGGTGGTTGGGGGGTAGTGCCAAAAAATCCAATCGGATAAGGTCATTTTGGTTTACGCAGTAAGATTTAAAGCAGGCTTATGTTTTCACGCCTTCCTCACTTGGTCTGACACGAGGACACGCAATCGCCAGCTTTCGCTATTTTATCCTGTCTTATTATCGTGGCTTATCAACTCGGTTGACAAACCAGTGAACCATTCCTATTCCCCACAAATGTGAATGTTTTTGCAATTGACGGTCAAATATTTCAAGCGTTTTTTAGCTTTACTTGCATtagctttaatttcttttgcagACCAGTAAACGTGAAAGGTAACAGcagaaaagaacaaacaataaACTCCAACCTTGCACAAAGATGGCTAGTTCAGATTGCACAGAGCCCACTCTGTTAGTGACTTCGCACCTATATACACCACCATAGGCAAGCCGAGCGTGCGGGAAAATCAGCTGTCCTCCTTTTGAAATGAGTCCCTCGGGCAACAGACCATCGACGCGGGTCCATTGTATTTCTGGTTGTGGAGTTCCATTCGCGATGCATTCTAGAGTCAAATTCTTTCCTACTGAAACTGTTTTGACGGAGGTTCCACCTGTTATAACCACACTGGGTAGATCTAAAAAGGATATGATTACATGGCTACTCATACGAATGATttaatgatagtgataatgataatgattatgatactGATACAATGACAAAAACGATAAAgataacaatagtaataattacagcagcaacaacaacaacaacaacaacaacaataataataataatgataacaataacagtTGGATAAACTCAAGGGTATAGCATAATATAATTACAGTGCAATGAATTGGCTCGACATTTGAAAAAGATTTATGGACATTAATTTTTGGTTATGATATAATTAAGCACTGTACTTTGAGAATATGGGGTCGTCAACCAGACCAATGAACTTAGGCATGATAAGGGGAAATGAGCATAAAAAGGGGATCGAGATGAACAGAAAGtgacttctttttcttcaaagcGAAGCTCTAACAAACCTTCGACAGTGAGTTCTATAGATGTTGTAGAAGTTCCAGCAGCATTTTTTGCTGTGCAGATGTATCGACCATTATCGTCACTGATAACTCCTGTAAGACTCAAGACACCAGCTGAGTGTCGTACGGGAATGTCGCGCCCCTCTTTTGACCAGGAGATCACCGGGTCGGGTATGCCAGTCGCGTTGCAGTGAAATGTAACATTGGATTTATGCGCGGCTTCAAAAGATCTAGGCCAGGCCACCACTTTTGGTGCAGCTGAGATATCAGAACGAAAGTCAGTCAAAAAGCCAGGACAAATTGAACATGGGATGAAATTGAAAATTGACTAGCTTGTTGATCAGCACTGATTTCCCAAACATAAGTTGATAAGTAATCAACATAATCGATATGCAAAGAGCAACAAGACTGGAACGTATATTTCAAAGACACTTTCACTGCCATCACAAAAAGCCTCATTTGTAGTACAATATAGAATTTATAGTACAACATAGAATGTTTCCTTCtaaataaaagggaaaaaaaattcgataAATGGGAGTCATTGAGAGAGAAGAAGAAGGGATGAAAggcc from Porites lutea chromosome 1, jaPorLute2.1, whole genome shotgun sequence encodes the following:
- the LOC140951661 gene encoding basement membrane-specific heparan sulfate proteoglycan core protein-like; this encodes MASIFNFIPCSICPGFLTDFRSDISAAPKVVAWPRSFEAAHKSNVTFHCNATGIPDPVISWSKEGRDIPVRHSAGVLSLTGVISDDNGRYICTAKNAAGTSTTSIELTVEDLPSVVITGGTSVKTVSVGKNLTLECIANGTPQPEIQWTRVDGLLPEGLISKGGQLIFPHARLAYGGVYRCEVTNRVGSVQSELAIFVQGWSLLFVLFCCYLSQAPKVMVTPQKSRVKTGETVQFTCITSGSPSPDLTWRKVNGSLPVSSTVQRGVLKIANVTQKDAGSYNCEAKNVEGSANRSGILEIKVTVPRFTQEPLSYLSVQTLTDEPLNFTVETVFIPEMADGLILYNDQLTNGSVGDFISFGMSDRFAEFRFNLGFEPAIIRSRQPLSLYEWHRVVLSRNRKEGNLTVDGEPPVTGISKGSSTGLNLNQDLHVGGVFDFLSISSLAGFKSGFIGCLSYLAIDGKVVNFGDPIKSVGLDDCEVCQTRPCKNGGTCTEVAGDWGFICTCRPGYSGRTCDDAGNKCSPGVCNEGRCENIGNDGFRCICPAGYSGERCEEGRPIDTPMFEGNSYMSLPGIEGAVLQLRFSIRFLALKSGNMLLLYNGQAIFPGRGDFISLAINGGRVEFRFNMGSGTGILRSARNISVGFWHTVIIERQLRDSLLVLDDDPPVKGSSPCCSRGLNLLLDLFIGGVKNFTTFHTSKVGVSSGLFGCISELSVDGREINLLKSNLDMRGIKQCTECLLPCELKPCVNNATCIPVGKTGFFCSCAPGYTGQKCEFTLADPLKSNTCVNGGVELSSSDRLCNCPLGYGGRRCNRNRQHLTICHLR